One Watersipora subatra chromosome 4, tzWatSuba1.1, whole genome shotgun sequence genomic window carries:
- the LOC137393884 gene encoding uncharacterized protein, translating into MYARAAIIGRVTRERTERRSKILIPAPAKPSPAQLLSSLPVSKSCFIPCTKRPCIALIIASILILIGAVMCNFAYNADHYSTFIKLQATNHTTKVKNVSLYNGLRSLIYVGPTIIGIGAFLIIVGCVLLFDIRDNRLKQDAKLQREQQQRLSRELTNKTILLRQSSRKRKRDSLLSSVSERKDDSNPESPASQSKSIKMVAILTEPNQTCSHEEERRLSQPSMSSDLPKEQINNIATISQPNSPKMLLESKSVLYTEDAHMDKWLPFIRLSSSRLENGPIRVYHSKSGDVNRGYQNSDYDLANTLENETISKVAYLYLPLVQDQAGRPLFGGPCISNQGKEIYLAFPVESCDTPPSGTPFASSSVGHPLPQDGGSLH; encoded by the exons ATGTATGCTAGGGCAGCTATCATTGGTCGAGTCACAAGAGAGCGCACTGAACGGAGAAGCAAAATTTTAATTCCGGCACCAGCAAAACCTTCTCCGGCTCAGCTTCTGTCATCATTACCAGTTTCGAAGTCCTGTTTTATACCATGTACAAAAAGACCTTGCATTGCACTTATAATAGCATCGATTCTCATCCTCATTGGAGCGGTCATGTGTAATTTTGCATATAATGCTGACCATTACTCGACCTTCATAAAATTGCAAGCCACCAATCACACAACAAAAGTAAAGAATGTATCACTTTATAATGGCCTCAGGTCCCTCATTTATGTCGGACCGACCATCATCGGCATAGGGGCTTTTCTGATAATTGTCGGTTGCGTGTTGCTCTTTGATATACGAGACAATCGTTTAAAACAGGACGCCAAGCTTCAGAGAGAGCAGCAGCAGAGGTTGAGTCGAGAACTCACGAATAAGACTATATTACTGAGACAATCCAGCAGAAAGCGTAAACGTGACAGTTTACTTTCAAGTGTTTCGGAGAGAAAGGATGATAGCAACCCAGAGTCACCTGCCAGCCAAtcaaaatctattaaaatggTAGCGATATTAACTGAACCCAATCAGACATGTTCGCACGAAGAAGAAAGGCGGCTGAGCCAACCGTCGATGTCATCAGATCTTCCCAAGGAACAGATAAACAACATTGCAACAATCAGTCAACCAAACAGCCCGAAGATGCTTCTGGAATCAAAAAGTGTTCTATACACAGAGGATGCTCACATGGATAAATGGCTGCCATTCATCAGGTTATCCAGTTCAAGGTTAGAGAATGGACCAATCAGAGTATATCATTCAAAATCAGGCGATGTCAATCGTGGATATCAGAATAGCGACTACGATTTGGCAAATACCTTAGAAAATGAAACAATCAGCAAAG TTGCTTATCTATATCTGCCTCTTGTACAGGACCAGGCTGGAAGGCCTTTGTTTGGTGGGCCATGCATATCTAACCAAG GGAAGGAAATTTATTTAGCATTTCCTGTTGAGAGCTGTGACACTCCTCCGTCTGGAACTCCATTTGCTTCTTCAAGTGTTGGACACCCTCTGCCTCAAGATGGTGGATCCCTACACTAG
- the LOC137395156 gene encoding aspartate aminotransferase, mitochondrial-like, with product MALMNGLKLVNNLSGLRQAILPAVSGSQQRRLKSWWGGVEMGPPDVILGVTEAFKRDTNPNKINLGVGAYRDANGKPYVLPVVRKAEDLMRSENLDKEYAGIIGVPEFCASSAKLAFGADSEVLQSGRNVTVQSISGTGALRIGAAFLSKFHGSKNVYLPTPTWGNHTPIFKHCLMDVKSYKYYDPTTCGLDFAGAMSDLKEIPEGSVVLLHACAHNPTGVDPSQEQWKEICQLIKSKNLFPFFDMAYQGFASGDLDKDSWAVRHFVSEGLNVALCQSYAKNMGLYGERVGAFSLVCADKDEAARVLSQIKILIRPMYSNPPVNGARIAGRVLGNPDLYAQWLVELKGMADRIIDMRTRLRDCLAKEGSSKNWQHITDQIGMFCFTGLTPEQVDKLTNDFSVYLTRDGRISMAGVYDDNVKYLANAMHQVSK from the exons GTCATGGTGGGGTGGTGTAGAAATGGGGCCACCTGATGTTATTCTCGGGGTGACAGAGGCCTTTAAGAGGGATACAAATCCTAATAAAATCAATTTGGGAGTTGGAGCTTACCGAGATGCGAATGGCAAACCTTATGTTTTACCTGTCGTCAGAAAG GCTGAGGATCTCATGAGATCAGAGAATCTGGACAAAGAGTACGCAGGGATAATTGGGGTGCCCGAGTTTTGTGCCAGTTCTGCTAAGTTGGCTTTCGGAGCAGACAGCGAGGTTCTCCAATCTGGTCGGAATGTTACTGTCCAAAGTATATCAG GCACTGGTGCTCTGAGAATTGGGGCAGCATTCCTCTCCAAGTTTCACGGCAGCAAGAATGTTTATCTTCCAACTCCCACATGGGGCAACCATACACCGATATTCAA ACACTGTCTCATGGATGTCAAGTCATACAAATACTATGATCCCACGACCTGTGGACTCGACTTCGCTGGCGCTATGTCGGATCTGAAG GAAATTCCAGAAGGATCTGTTGTTCTGCTGCATGCCTGTGCCCACAATCCTACAGGAGTCGATCCATCG CAAGAGCAGTGGAAGGAAATTTGTCAGCTCATCAAATCCAAAAACTTGTTCCCATTCTTTGACATGGCTTATCAAGGCTTTGCCAGTGGTGACCTCGACAAGGACTCGTGGGCTGTGCGACACTTTGTGAGTGAAGGCCTGAATGTTGCCCTCTGCCAGAGTTATGCCAAGAACATGGGCTTGTATG GTGAGCGGGTCGGTGCGTTCTCTCTCGTCTGCGCTGACAAGGATGAAGCGGCTAGAGTTCTCTCACAGATAAAGATCCTCATCCGGCCGATGTACTCGAATCCACCAGTTAATGGAGCACGCATCGCCGGCAGAGTGCTTGGGAACCCTGACCTCTACGCACAATG GCTGGTAGAGCTGAAGGGAATGGCTGACAGAATTATCGACATGAGAACAAGACTAAGAGATTGTCTGGCTAAGGAAGGCAGCTCTAAAAACTGGCAGCACATCACCGACCAGATTGGAATGTTTTGCTTCACCGGACTCACACCAGAGCAG GTGGACAAGTTGACCAACGACTTCTCAGTCTATCTCACAAGAGATGGCAGAATCTCAATGGCTGGAGTGTATGATGACAATGTTAAGTACTTGGCTAATGCCATGCACCAAGTCAGCAAGTAA